From one bacterium genomic stretch:
- the miaA gene encoding tRNA (adenosine(37)-N6)-dimethylallyltransferase MiaA, which produces MPNQKIIVMLGPTATGKSDLAVFLAKKFSGEVVSADSRQVYKGLDIGTGKVPRDPTNYKLQTTNYLYKGVPHHLIDVANPKRVFTVSQYKKFGEKALQDIWQREKLPIICGGTGFYIQALIDGIILPEVPPNKKLRTQLEKKSVAELFTMLKKLDPRRSKEIDRKNPRRLIRAIEIAKYLGKVPYLEARLPSNTDILQIGIDMPDEMLKERIGKRLKTRIKKGMIREAIRLNRQGLSWKRMEGLGLEYRYMARYLQGKISKEEMVIQLAHEIWQYAKRQRTWFKRDKRIKWVLPKQKKIVEKLVSGFLWRMR; this is translated from the coding sequence CGGTTTTTCTTGCAAAAAAATTCTCCGGAGAAGTCGTTTCGGCTGATTCTCGGCAGGTATATAAAGGTCTTGATATCGGCACCGGTAAAGTCCCCCGCGACCCTACAAACTACAAACTACAAACTACAAACTATTTGTATAAGGGTGTTCCCCATCACCTTATTGACGTGGCAAATCCGAAACGGGTGTTCACGGTGTCACAGTATAAAAAATTTGGCGAGAAAGCACTCCAAGATATTTGGCAACGAGAGAAACTTCCTATCATCTGCGGAGGAACAGGATTTTATATCCAAGCACTTATTGATGGAATCATTCTGCCTGAAGTTCCTCCCAATAAAAAACTGCGCACACAACTCGAGAAAAAATCCGTAGCGGAACTTTTTACGATGCTTAAAAAACTTGACCCTCGACGCTCAAAAGAAATTGACCGTAAAAATCCCCGTCGACTTATCCGTGCAATTGAAATTGCAAAATATTTGGGAAAAGTCCCCTATTTGGAAGCAAGGCTTCCAAGCAATACGGATATTTTACAGATAGGTATTGATATGCCTGATGAGATGCTTAAGGAACGGATTGGAAAACGCCTTAAGACACGAATAAAGAAAGGGATGATACGGGAAGCGATTCGCCTCAACCGTCAAGGGCTTTCATGGAAACGAATGGAAGGACTTGGGCTTGAGTATCGCTATATGGCGCGATATTTACAAGGAAAAATTTCAAAAGAGGAAATGGTTATTCAACTTGCCCACGAAATTTGGCAGTATGCAAAACGACAACGAACGTGGTTTAAGAGAGACAAAAGAATCAAGTGGGTTTTGCCGAAACAGAAGAAAATTGTTGAAAAATTAGTAAGTGGGTTTTTGTGGCGGATGAGGTGA